In Candidatus Omnitrophota bacterium, the DNA window GGTCGCGAAGAGGATGGAGATCGTTAAGAAGATAGTATCCGGCCTGGGCGTTAAGGTTATCGAGGTCAATTCCCGTGGGACGGGCTTACTGGCCAGGATCTTCTCCTTAATATATATAGGCGATTACGTAAGTTACTATCTTGCGATATTAAATAAACGCGATCCGACACCGGTAGAGAGGATAGCTTATTTAAAGAAAGAGATGGCGAAGAGATGAAAATTATAATCTTAGCCGCAGGCTATGCCGTAAGATTACAGCCGCTCACCCTGAATATGCCGAAATCGCTTCTGCCGGTCGGTGGCAGAACCATTATCGACCGCATACTCGATAATGCCCGCCGTATTGAGGGTTGGGACAGAATTTACGTCGTTACAAATGACAGGTTCACCGGTAAGTTCGATGAATGGCTCGGGACCGTCTCTATCAAAGACAAGATATCGATTATAAACGACGGCTCTACCACTAATGATAACCGCCTGGGCGCCATAAAGGATATGGCTCTTGTCATAAAGGATAATGCTATAGATGACGACGTACTCGTTGTCGCGGGAGATAACCTCTTCGAACTGGACCTGGCGCGCTTCATGAAATTCGCAAGGGCCAATAACGGTGTTTCGGTGGCATTGTATGATATAGGAAGCGTGACTCTCGCTAAAAATTTCGGGGTCGTTAAGATCGATGAGCGCAATGTGATCGTTGATTTTGAGGAGAAACCGCCAGCGCCGAAATCGTCCCTTGTATCGACCGGCATATATTATTTTCCGAAAAATAAACTTCCATTTATTCAGAAATATGTTAAAATGCACTCTAATTTAGATGCGCCGGGCTACTATATAGGCTGGCTGAGCAAAGAAGATAAGGTTTACGGGTTCAGGTTTCTTGAAGACTGGCACGATATAGGAAATATCGAATCTTATAACAAGGCCGATCGTAAATATACAGAAAAGGAGAAATAGGATATGTCGAAGAAGAAATTTCTTTTCACTTCCGAAAGCGTGACCGAGGGCCATCCCGATAAGGTCTGCGACCAGGTATCGGACGCGGTGCTGGATACTGTCTTAACGCAGGACGAGAGGGGAAGGGTCGCGTGCGAAACGTACGTTACCATGGGGCTCCTTATAATAGGGGGAGAGATAACGACGACCGCGTATGTGGATATACATAAACTCTGCCGCGATCTTCTGAAAAACATAGGTTACACCCATCCGAAATACGGTTTCGATTACCATACCTGCGCTATACTTAACGCTATACACACCCAGTCGCCCGATATCGCTATGGGAGTGGACGCCGGAGGAGCGGGGGACCAGGGCATGATGATGGGTTACGCTTGCCGCGAGACGCCGGAGCTTATGCCTCTGCCGATAATGCTTTCGCACGGGCTCTGCAGGAAGCTTGCCGATGTGAGAAAGAAGAATATCCTGAAATATCTCGGGCCCGACGGTAAGGCCCAGGTCACTGTGGAATACCATGACGGAAAACCCGGCCGTGTTACATCGGTCGTAGTGGCGACTCAGCATACAGAGGAAGCCGTGGACAAGAAGACCGACCTGATGTCGGACGACGCCAGGCGCGAGATAATAGAGAAGATCGCCAAACCCGTATTGAAAAACTACATCGATAAAGATACGAAGTTTTATATCAATCAGACCGGCAAGTTCCTGATCGGCGGGCCCCAGTCGGATACGGGCATGACGGGCAGAAAGATAGTCGTCGACACCTACGGCGGATCAATAGCCCACGGTGGAGGAGCGTTCTCCGGCAAGGATCCCACAAAGGTCGACCGTTCGGCGGCCTATATGTGCAGATACATCGCGAAGAACCTCGTTGGCGCGGGTATAGCCGACAGGCTGATGATACAGCTGGCTTATGTCATAGGCAAGGCTGAGCCCCTCTCTATAATGGTAGATACATACGGCACCGGCAGGGTCAGTGACGAAAAGATAGTCGGTATTATCAGGGATCACTTTGAGTTGACGCCTCACGGGATAATTGCTGAGCTCGACCTGCGCAATTCCGACGGCAAACGTTTCACGAAGACAGCGGCGTACGGCCATTTCGGAAGAGAAGAAGCGGGCTTCACATGGGAGAGGACGGACAAGGTTAAGGATCTGAAGAAATACGTTAAATAGTCCACAGCAAATAAAGGATAAGAGATGAAATATGACATTAAGAATATAAAGCTGGCTCCCAAGGGCA includes these proteins:
- a CDS encoding nucleotidyltransferase family protein, which produces MKIIILAAGYAVRLQPLTLNMPKSLLPVGGRTIIDRILDNARRIEGWDRIYVVTNDRFTGKFDEWLGTVSIKDKISIINDGSTTNDNRLGAIKDMALVIKDNAIDDDVLVVAGDNLFELDLARFMKFARANNGVSVALYDIGSVTLAKNFGVVKIDERNVIVDFEEKPPAPKSSLVSTGIYYFPKNKLPFIQKYVKMHSNLDAPGYYIGWLSKEDKVYGFRFLEDWHDIGNIESYNKADRKYTEKEK
- the metK gene encoding methionine adenosyltransferase, whose amino-acid sequence is MSKKKFLFTSESVTEGHPDKVCDQVSDAVLDTVLTQDERGRVACETYVTMGLLIIGGEITTTAYVDIHKLCRDLLKNIGYTHPKYGFDYHTCAILNAIHTQSPDIAMGVDAGGAGDQGMMMGYACRETPELMPLPIMLSHGLCRKLADVRKKNILKYLGPDGKAQVTVEYHDGKPGRVTSVVVATQHTEEAVDKKTDLMSDDARREIIEKIAKPVLKNYIDKDTKFYINQTGKFLIGGPQSDTGMTGRKIVVDTYGGSIAHGGGAFSGKDPTKVDRSAAYMCRYIAKNLVGAGIADRLMIQLAYVIGKAEPLSIMVDTYGTGRVSDEKIVGIIRDHFELTPHGIIAELDLRNSDGKRFTKTAAYGHFGREEAGFTWERTDKVKDLKKYVK